The proteins below are encoded in one region of Brassica napus cultivar Da-Ae chromosome A6, Da-Ae, whole genome shotgun sequence:
- the LOC106350517 gene encoding calcium-dependent protein kinase 16 codes for MGLCFSSAKVSGRRNHSPRSPNPNPLTVAKHRPPQTPCSFLAVTIQKDHRTQPRRSPATTKKTPPQTQTQTRQTPPHGKGREKAGNNNNNNKGKRHGEAIPYGKRVDFGYAKDFDNRYTIGKLLGHGQFGYTYVATDKKTGDRVAVKKIDKAKMTIPIAVEDVKREVKILQALTGHENVVRFYNAFEDKNSVYIAMELCEGGELLDRILAKKESRYSERDAAVVVRQMLKVAAECHLRGLVHRDMKPENFLFKSTDEDSPLKATDFGLSDFIKPGKKFHDIVGSAYYVAPEVLKRRSGPESDVWSIGVISYILLCGRRPFWDKTEDGIFKEVLKNKPDFRRKPWPTVSNSAKDFVRKLLVKDPRARLTAAQALSHPWVREGGDASEIPIDISVLNNMRQFVKFSRLKQFALRALATTLDEEESADLRDQFDAIDVDKNGAISLDEMRQALAKDHPWKLKDARVAEILQAIDSNTDGFVDFEEFVAAALHVNQLEEHDSEKWQQRSRAAFEKFDIDGDGFITAEELRMHTGLKGSIEPLLEEADIDNDGKISLHEFRRLLRTASIKSRNVRNPPGYLVSRKV; via the exons ATGGGTCTCTGTTTCTCCTCCGCCAAGGTCTCCGGCCGCCGAAACCACAGCCCCCGGAGCCCCAATCCCAACCCCCTCACCGTCGCTAAACACCGACCGCCACAAACGCCATGTTCGTTCTTGGCCGTTACGATCCAAAAAGACCACAGGACCCAACCTCGACGATCCCCAGCGACGACCAAGAAAACGCCGCCGCAGACGCAAACGCAAACGCGACAGACGCCACCGCACGGGAAGGGTAGAGAGAAGGCtggaaataataataataataataaagggaAGAGACACGGAGAAGCGATCCCTTACGGTAAGCGCGTTGATTTCGGGTACGCTAAAGATTTTGATAACCGTTACACCATCGGGAAACTGCTCGGACATGGTCAGTTCGGTTATACGTATGTCGCTACGGATAAAAAGACAGGAGATCGTGTCGCAGTCAAGAAAATAGACAAGGCCAAG ATGACAATTCCGATAGCTGTGGAAGATGTGAAGAGAGAGGTGAAGATACTACAAGCTTTAACTGGTCATGAAAATGTAGTTCGGTTTTACAATGCCTTCGAGGACAAGAACTCTGTTTACATAGCCATGga GTTATGTGAGGGTGGTGAATTGCTGGATCGGATATTAGCCAA GAAAGAGAGTCGTTATAGCGAAAGAGACGCGGCCGTGGTAGTGAGACAGATGCTAAAAGTTGCAGCTGAGTGTCATTTGCGTGGTTTGGTTCACAGAGATATGAAACCAGAG AATTTTCTGTTCAAATCAACTGACGAAGATTCACCTCTAAAAGCTACAGATTTTGGTTTATCAGACTTCATAAAACCAG GGAAGAAGTTTCATGATATTGTCGGTAGCGCGTATTACGTAGCACCTGAAGTGTTGAAACGCAGGTCAGGACCAGAATCAGATGTGTGGAGTATCGGTGTTATCAGTTATATACTTCTCTGCGGGAGACGGCCTTTCTGGGACAAGACTGAAGATGGcattttcaaagag GTTTTGAAGAACAAACCTGATTTCAGAAGAAAACCGTGGCCAACCGTTAGCAACAGCGCCAAAGATTTTGTTAGGAAGTTGTTAGTGAAAGACCCGAGAGCCAGATTAACAGCTGCACAGGCCCTAT CACATCCATGGGTTAGAGAAGGAGGAGATGCAAGTGAGATTCCCATAGACATATCTGTTCTCAACAACATGCGTCAGTTTGTTAAATTTAGCCGCCTCAAGCAATTCGCTTTAAGG GCTCTTGCAACAACGCTTGACGAAGAAGAGTCAGCTGATCTTAGAGACCAGTTTGATGCCATTGATGTTGATAAAAATGGCGCCATTAGCCTTGACGAGATGAGGCAG GCTCTTGCAAAAGATCATCCTTGGAAGCTTAAGGATGCACGAGTGGCAGAGATTCTTCAAGCG ATTGATAGCAACACCGATGGATTTGTGGATTTCGAAGAGTTTGTTGCTGCTGCGTTACACGTAAATCAATTAGAGGAGCATGATTCTGAGAAATGGCAACAGAGATCAAGAGCAGCGTTTGAGAAATTCGACATAGATGGAGATGGATTCATCACAGCAGAGGAACTTCGAATG CATACTGGCTTGAAAGGGTCCATTGAGCCACTTCTTGAAGAAGCAGACATTGATAATGATGGTAAAATCAGTCTCCATGAGTTCCGTAGACTTCTCAGAACTGCAAGTATCAAATCAAGAAATGTTAGAAACCCTCCTGGTTATCTTGTTTCTCGGAAAGTCTAA
- the LOC106351971 gene encoding 3-oxoacyl-[acyl-carrier-protein] reductase FabG-like: MSNLQTVSKQLEPWFELKDKVVLVTGASSGIGREICLDLPKAGCKIIAAARRVDRLKSLCSEINTTGVQAAALELDVSSDAATIQQAVKEAWKVFGKIDALVNNAGIRGTVKSSLDLSENEWDKVFKTNLMGAWLVSKYVCILMCDAKQGGGSVINISSVSGLHRSLSYGAVAYASSKSGVDTMTRAMAIELGVYNIRVNSIAPGLFKSEITQALIQKKWFKNVTDRIFPLTAEQTVDPGLTSLVRYLIHDSSQYVSGNVFIVDAGATLPGLPIFSSL; the protein is encoded by the exons ATGAGCAATCTTCAAACT GTGTCGAAGCAACTGGAGCCATGGTTTGAACTTAAAGACAAAGTGGTTCTTGTGACAGGAGCTTCCTCTGGTATAGGAAGAGAGATCTGTCTAGACCTACCCAAAGCTGGCTGCAAGATTATCGCAGCAGCTCGTCGTGTCGATCGTCTAAAATCTCTCTGCTCTGAAATCAACACAACCGGAGTCCAAGCCGCTGCCCTTGAGCTAGACGTTTCATCAGACGCAGCCACCATTCAACAAGCAGTTAAAGAAGCTTGGAAAGTCTTCGGAAAGATCGATGCCTTGGTCAACAATGCTGGAATCAGAGGCACTGTCAAGTCTAGTTTGGATCTATCAGAAAACGAATGggacaaagtatttaaaaccAACTTAATGGGAGCTTGGTTAGTATCCAAATACGTGTGCATTTTAATGTGTGACGCTAAACAAGGTGGTGGCTCGGTGATAAACATCTCATCCGTTTCGGGGCTCCACCGCAGTTTATCTTACGGTGCAGTCGCGTATGCTAGTTCCAAAAGTGGTGTTGACACCATGACAAGAGCGATGGCTATTGAGTTGGGTGTTTACAATATTAGAGTGAACTCGATCGCGCCGGGGCTTTTTAAGTCAGAGATCACACAAGCTCTTATCCAGAAAAAGTGGTTCAAGAACGTGACCGACAGGATTTTTCCATTAACGGCGGAACAGACCGTGGATCCGGGACTCACCTCTCTCGTTCGCTATCTAATTCACGACTCTTCCCAATATGTCTCCGGCAATGTATTTATCGTTGATGCCGGAGCTACATTGCCTGGTCTGCCCATTTTCTCTTCTCTATGA